From Halanaerobiaceae bacterium ANBcell28, one genomic window encodes:
- the rpsO gene encoding 30S ribosomal protein S15, with product MLTTEEKQDIIKEYQTEEGDTGSPEVQIALLTARISQLTDHLKEHKSDFHSRRGLLKMVGQRKRLLKYLKSNEIERYRNIIARLGIRG from the coding sequence ATGTTAACTACTGAAGAGAAACAAGATATAATTAAAGAATATCAAACTGAAGAAGGAGATACAGGTTCTCCTGAGGTACAAATTGCTCTTTTAACTGCAAGGATTAGTCAACTTACGGATCATTTGAAAGAACATAAGAGTGATTTTCATTCAAGAAGAGGTTTATTAAAAATGGTAGGTCAAAGAAAAAGGCTTCTTAAATATCTCAAAAGCAATGAAATTGAACGTTATCGTAATATTATTGCACGTTTGGGTATAAGAGGTTAA
- a CDS encoding N-acetylmuramoyl-L-alanine amidase gives MFIRIFIRPKKILISIFLLIFFSLLIMNTRNTTIPTQTSSMQFKVVVDAGHGSIDTGTSYGEVLEKEINLEIAKFLEEELKKVNIIPIMTRTEDKLYMDSRRQDIKRRPQIANEANADLFISIHANNYPSSQPKGSQIFYKKNSEDSKILAEYIKEELVEIREANNRSNQVGDFLVLNMLKCPGVLIEVGFLSNGEDRKKLKDPIYQESLARAIRKGIVTYFQEGFAETPKDISTIKSFEDTKKEELSINEVNNVLYYQIATENNIHHFKYKLSFPSSNFFNEDYTLLSFKEIMAITAIEELLEAPDGLISPLPKETKINSLVIKDNIAVLDLSIEASENFNGGASIEQLSVNAIKNTLFSIEGINGLQILIDGESGKSLGGHIFFDDIYMR, from the coding sequence ATGTTTATAAGAATATTTATTAGACCAAAAAAAATATTAATTAGTATATTTCTATTAATATTCTTTTCTCTTTTAATTATGAATACTAGAAATACTACAATACCTACTCAAACAAGTTCAATGCAATTTAAAGTAGTTGTTGATGCAGGACATGGAAGTATTGATACTGGAACAAGTTATGGCGAAGTATTGGAAAAGGAAATTAATTTAGAAATAGCAAAATTTCTAGAAGAAGAATTGAAGAAAGTAAATATAATACCTATTATGACTCGTACAGAAGATAAATTATATATGGATAGTCGAAGACAAGATATCAAAAGAAGGCCTCAAATAGCAAATGAAGCCAATGCTGACCTCTTTATAAGTATTCACGCAAATAATTATCCAAGTAGCCAACCTAAAGGTAGCCAAATATTTTATAAAAAAAATTCTGAAGATAGTAAAATTTTAGCTGAATATATAAAAGAAGAATTAGTAGAAATTAGAGAAGCAAATAATCGTTCAAACCAAGTTGGTGATTTTTTAGTTTTAAATATGTTAAAATGTCCGGGTGTATTGATTGAAGTTGGATTTTTATCAAATGGAGAAGATAGAAAAAAACTAAAAGATCCAATATATCAAGAAAGTTTAGCTCGTGCTATAAGAAAAGGTATTGTCACATACTTCCAGGAAGGATTTGCAGAAACTCCAAAGGATATTAGCACTATAAAAAGTTTTGAAGATACTAAAAAAGAAGAATTATCTATAAACGAAGTAAATAATGTATTGTACTATCAAATTGCTACAGAAAATAATATTCATCACTTTAAATATAAACTAAGTTTCCCTTCTAGTAATTTCTTCAATGAAGATTATACATTATTAAGTTTTAAAGAAATTATGGCAATTACTGCTATTGAAGAATTATTAGAAGCGCCAGATGGTTTGATATCACCTTTACCAAAGGAAACTAAAATAAATTCTTTAGTAATTAAAGATAATATAGCTGTTTTAGATTTATCAATTGAAGCTAGTGAAAATTTTAATGGTGGTGCAAGTATTGAACAATTATCTGTTAATGCAATAAAAAATACTCTCTTTTCTATAGAAGGTATCAACGGTCTACAAATACTTATAGACGGAGAAAGTGGTAAAAGTCTTGGGGGACATATCTTCTTTGATGATATATATATGAGGTAA
- a CDS encoding cell wall hydrolase, whose protein sequence is MKKVYLIILIFIFTIAFTNQLLSHPEFNIIYVIQEGDTLSEIAQSYGISTRYLLETNGLNMNSMIRVGQELLIPNERSQVEYDRPVWDYNLFSNKTNQEDFRLDAGNVFSVRINPSRQLPDISHISSDQIITYHVDTGDTLYDLAKKFNTSSGIIMALNNMENSIIRRGQSIQLPINNLSSRQVLALNVTDEDIELLARVIHGEARGEPFIGQVAVGAVVINRVLSSQFPNTFREVIYQHRQFSAVADGQFYLEPSQVSYRAAREALNGSDPSMGSLFYYNPAFANYQWWFEQRRRTVTIGGHVFTE, encoded by the coding sequence ATGAAAAAAGTATATCTTATAATATTGATTTTTATTTTTACAATAGCTTTTACTAATCAATTACTCTCTCACCCAGAATTTAATATAATTTATGTTATACAAGAAGGAGATACTTTGAGTGAAATAGCTCAATCTTATGGTATTTCTACTAGATATTTACTTGAAACAAATGGATTGAATATGAATTCTATGATTAGGGTTGGGCAAGAGCTTTTAATACCTAATGAGCGATCACAAGTAGAATATGATCGTCCTGTTTGGGATTATAATCTTTTTTCTAATAAGACTAATCAAGAAGATTTTAGACTAGATGCAGGTAATGTGTTCTCTGTAAGGATTAACCCCAGTAGACAACTTCCTGATATTAGCCACATTTCTAGTGATCAAATCATTACTTATCATGTTGATACAGGAGATACGCTATATGATTTAGCAAAAAAGTTTAATACAAGTAGTGGTATTATTATGGCTCTAAATAATATGGAAAACAGCATAATAAGAAGAGGTCAAAGTATTCAATTGCCTATAAATAATCTTTCATCGCGACAGGTATTGGCATTAAATGTAACAGATGAAGATATTGAGTTATTAGCAAGAGTGATTCATGGGGAAGCTAGAGGTGAACCTTTTATAGGCCAGGTAGCAGTTGGTGCAGTTGTAATTAATAGAGTTCTGAGTTCCCAATTTCCTAATACATTTAGAGAGGTTATCTATCAACACAGACAATTTTCAGCTGTAGCTGATGGACAATTTTATTTAGAACCAAGTCAAGTATCTTATAGAGCTGCTAGAGAAGCATTAAATGGTTCTGATCCTTCTATGGGTTCCTTATTCTATTATAATCCTGCATTTGCAAATTATCAGTGGTGGTTTGAGCAAAGAAGGAGAACTGTTACAATTGGTGGTCATGTTTTTACCGAATAA
- the dut gene encoding dUTP diphosphatase: protein MKIKVKRLDKSLPLPKYQHYGEDAGLDLLSAEDTILASGEYKLIKSGIQVAIPQGYGGFVYPRSGLALKHGITVLNADGVIDPGYRGELGVILINHGEKDFKINKGDRIAQLIIHRTFNIEWEEVEDLSESTRGSGGFGHTGI from the coding sequence TTGAAAATAAAAGTAAAACGTTTAGATAAGAGTTTACCTTTACCAAAATATCAACACTATGGTGAGGATGCAGGGCTTGATTTGTTATCGGCAGAAGATACTATTCTTGCTAGTGGAGAGTATAAGTTAATTAAAAGTGGCATTCAAGTAGCTATTCCCCAAGGTTATGGGGGTTTTGTTTATCCTAGAAGCGGACTTGCTTTAAAACATGGGATTACAGTTTTAAATGCAGATGGTGTAATTGATCCTGGTTATAGGGGGGAACTTGGTGTTATACTTATAAATCATGGCGAAAAAGATTTTAAAATTAATAAAGGTGACCGAATTGCTCAATTAATTATACATAGGACTTTTAATATTGAATGGGAAGAAGTTGAGGATTTATCAGAGAGTACTAGAGGTTCTGGGGGATTTGGTCACACAGGTATATAA
- a CDS encoding helicase C-terminal domain-containing protein, with translation MNISDLFSDDMIEKIKKDISNNNDNEIFFIALIDIETKHVKEYNLLARGNSNMVPAIINDLKPGSIIVHNHPSGDLTPSAADIRIASRTGNNGIGFAIINNDVSKINFIVEAKIPEKEIKINKQEIISLFKPQGKLDMVLRDYEYRKQQVEVVDRIIDSFNEHRQYLIEAGTGTGKSFAYLIPSLYWANTNKETVVISTNTINLQEQIIEKDLVLLKKVLPFSFKAVLVKGRSNYVCKRKMKNLEKRAADIFDDDLEKKVELVKILNWLDDTETGSRSELNFIVSSDLWDELKSESDLCMRTNCPHFNKCFFMHARKEVFSADLLIVNHHLLLSDSVLKKENIDNNHGILPKYKKLIIDEAHNIVEAATTHLGQPFYIAALNKYFQRLYHNKFSLIPRLRDTLTKLSNKQDYLKLIDNNIITQILKLNEISAQYYTFFEDIIDDNETSIRIVKKVKESNTWREIEEYGDNFLINIQKLSNYLNTLYQKILELDPETIYSKFEELLIELESFILKSKLLANNLDFNLKSRDSQYVFWIEKKGERFINQENAPLDISEIMNDILWSNMDTVALTSATLTVSNSFNFFKETLGLEKSDSFSIESPFDYAKQAELIIPTDISAPNSPDFLSSIITDFKDILISFGGRTLVLFTSYRMLNYCVKNIRTDLELAGINLLAQGKYSRNYIIDHFKKEDRQIIFGTVSFWEGIDVKGENLEQLIIMKLPFPVPSEPIAAARMEQMQKEGKNPFFDYSIPRAVIRFKQGFGRLIRSKQDKGIVISFDNRLITKNYGKIFLNSLPKDCPISQKSIKSIKNKEVKA, from the coding sequence ATGAATATAAGTGATTTGTTTTCTGACGATATGATAGAAAAAATAAAAAAAGATATAAGTAATAATAATGATAATGAGATATTTTTTATTGCCTTAATAGATATTGAAACAAAACATGTAAAAGAATACAATCTTTTAGCTAGAGGCAATAGTAATATGGTACCAGCTATTATAAATGATTTAAAGCCTGGCAGTATTATCGTTCATAATCATCCTTCTGGTGATTTAACTCCATCTGCAGCAGATATAAGAATAGCTTCTCGTACAGGAAATAATGGCATCGGCTTTGCAATTATAAATAATGATGTAAGTAAAATTAATTTTATTGTTGAAGCTAAGATACCTGAAAAAGAAATTAAGATAAATAAACAAGAAATTATTTCGCTTTTTAAACCTCAAGGTAAGTTAGATATGGTTTTACGAGATTACGAATATCGTAAGCAGCAAGTTGAAGTAGTTGATAGAATAATTGATTCATTTAATGAACATAGACAATACCTTATAGAAGCTGGTACAGGTACTGGTAAGTCTTTTGCTTACTTAATTCCTTCTTTATATTGGGCCAATACAAATAAAGAGACAGTTGTTATTTCTACAAATACTATCAACTTACAGGAACAAATCATAGAAAAGGATTTAGTATTACTAAAAAAAGTATTACCTTTTTCTTTTAAAGCAGTCTTAGTTAAAGGTAGAAGTAATTATGTATGCAAAAGGAAAATGAAAAATTTAGAAAAAAGAGCAGCGGATATATTTGATGATGACTTGGAAAAGAAAGTAGAGCTTGTAAAGATTTTAAATTGGCTTGATGATACTGAAACCGGCTCAAGATCAGAACTAAATTTTATTGTTTCTTCTGATTTATGGGATGAGTTAAAGTCAGAAAGCGACCTTTGTATGAGGACTAATTGTCCTCATTTTAATAAATGTTTTTTTATGCATGCCAGAAAAGAAGTATTTAGTGCAGATTTATTAATTGTAAATCATCATTTATTACTTTCAGATTCAGTTTTAAAAAAGGAAAATATCGATAATAATCACGGTATTTTACCAAAATACAAAAAATTAATTATAGATGAAGCTCATAATATTGTAGAGGCAGCCACCACTCATTTAGGACAACCATTTTATATTGCTGCTTTAAATAAATACTTTCAAAGGCTTTATCATAATAAGTTTTCTTTAATACCTCGCTTACGTGATACTTTAACAAAGTTAAGTAATAAACAGGATTATTTAAAATTAATAGATAATAATATTATAACTCAGATTTTAAAATTAAATGAAATTAGCGCACAATATTATACTTTCTTTGAGGATATTATTGATGATAACGAAACTTCCATTAGAATTGTTAAAAAGGTAAAAGAGTCAAATACTTGGCGTGAGATTGAGGAATATGGAGATAACTTTCTAATTAATATTCAGAAACTAAGTAATTACTTAAATACACTTTATCAAAAAATATTAGAATTAGATCCTGAGACAATTTATTCAAAGTTTGAAGAATTATTGATTGAGTTAGAATCCTTTATCTTAAAATCTAAATTATTAGCTAATAATTTAGATTTTAATTTGAAATCACGAGATTCACAATATGTTTTTTGGATAGAAAAGAAGGGCGAACGTTTCATTAATCAAGAAAATGCTCCTCTTGATATATCAGAAATTATGAATGATATATTATGGAGCAATATGGATACAGTAGCTTTAACTTCAGCTACTCTAACTGTAAGTAATAGTTTTAATTTTTTTAAAGAAACATTAGGATTAGAAAAGAGTGATTCTTTTTCAATAGAATCTCCTTTTGATTATGCTAAGCAAGCTGAGCTAATTATTCCTACTGATATAAGTGCTCCAAATTCTCCTGATTTTCTGAGCAGTATTATCACTGATTTTAAAGATATATTAATTTCATTTGGTGGAAGAACTTTAGTTTTATTTACTTCTTATAGAATGTTAAATTATTGTGTTAAAAATATAAGAACTGATTTAGAACTAGCTGGTATTAATCTTTTAGCTCAAGGAAAGTATTCAAGAAATTATATAATTGATCATTTTAAAAAAGAAGATAGACAAATAATATTTGGGACAGTTAGTTTTTGGGAAGGCATCGATGTCAAAGGCGAAAACCTTGAACAACTAATAATTATGAAGTTGCCTTTTCCGGTTCCAAGTGAACCAATTGCAGCAGCCAGAATGGAACAAATGCAAAAAGAAGGAAAGAATCCATTTTTCGATTATAGTATTCCAAGGGCTGTAATTCGCTTTAAACAGGGATTTGGAAGGTTAATTCGTTCAAAACAGGATAAGGGTATTGTAATATCTTTTGATAATCGTTTAATTACAAAAAATTACGGTAAAATATTTTTGAATTCTTTACCAAAAGATTGTCCCATAAGCCAGAAAAGTATAAAATCAATAAAAAATAAGGAGGTAAAAGCATGA
- a CDS encoding polysaccharide deacetylase family protein — protein MRFVFAVNKRIIFLSSLIIIVLVFALGFFIANRYNQVIPTSKQKLVPIYSVDRNDNYIAITLDGTWGAERTDEILAILREENINISFFFAGYWLERYPDAVKKIAAEGHEIENHTYTHPHCNSLSKDKLIEELESTSDLIEKLAGKRPSYFRPPFGEYNNNVIKTSNELGYQVIQWTIDSHDWMEPGVDYIVDRIMTNVKSGDIILMHNNAPDTPEALRKIIPQLKERGFKIVPLSDMVYKDNYYIESYTGKQISRK, from the coding sequence ATGAGATTTGTTTTTGCTGTTAATAAAAGAATAATATTTCTTAGTTCTTTAATAATTATAGTATTAGTGTTTGCCTTGGGCTTTTTTATAGCGAATAGATATAATCAAGTTATTCCTACTTCAAAGCAAAAATTAGTTCCTATTTATTCGGTTGATAGAAATGATAATTATATTGCAATTACTCTTGATGGTACATGGGGTGCAGAAAGAACAGATGAAATTTTAGCAATTTTGAGAGAAGAAAATATTAATATATCTTTTTTCTTTGCAGGATATTGGCTAGAAAGATATCCTGATGCCGTAAAAAAAATAGCCGCCGAAGGCCACGAAATTGAAAATCATACATATACTCATCCTCATTGCAATTCTCTTTCAAAAGATAAATTGATAGAAGAACTTGAATCTACCTCTGATTTAATAGAAAAGTTAGCGGGTAAAAGACCAAGTTATTTCCGACCACCTTTTGGAGAATATAATAATAATGTTATAAAAACTTCTAATGAATTAGGATATCAAGTAATTCAATGGACAATAGATTCACATGATTGGATGGAACCAGGTGTTGATTATATCGTTGATAGAATTATGACAAATGTTAAATCCGGTGATATAATTTTGATGCATAATAATGCTCCGGATACACCTGAAGCTTTAAGAAAAATAATCCCACAACTGAAAGAAAGGGGATTTAAAATAGTACCATTATCAGATATGGTTTATAAAGATAATTATTATATTGAATCATATACTGGGAAACAGATTAGTAGAAAATAG
- a CDS encoding polysaccharide deacetylase family protein, with amino-acid sequence MLKKYIIVIAFFVGIITGMVQTNLIMPTASSPNTPYYHGVRGNNNIALTINVDWGEEYLKDMLQVLHNNNVKVTFFVTGKWANKNQDLLKLMSDLGHEIGNHGYSHAHPKQLTNEQLIDLIKKNEDLINQITNKRTNLFAPPYGEVDDRIASVANSIGYSTIMWSADTIDWQRPPAEVVAQRAINKIDDGGIILMHPTQPSLDALDRIITTLKGRDYNFVTISELINK; translated from the coding sequence ATGTTAAAAAAATATATAATTGTTATTGCTTTTTTTGTTGGTATTATTACTGGTATGGTTCAAACAAACTTAATAATGCCAACTGCTAGTAGTCCAAATACGCCGTATTATCATGGAGTAAGGGGTAATAATAATATTGCTTTAACAATTAATGTTGACTGGGGAGAAGAATATTTAAAAGATATGTTACAGGTTCTTCATAACAATAATGTTAAAGTTACATTTTTTGTAACAGGAAAATGGGCAAATAAAAACCAAGATTTATTAAAATTAATGTCAGATTTAGGCCATGAAATAGGAAACCATGGTTATTCACATGCACATCCTAAGCAATTAACAAATGAGCAATTAATAGACTTAATAAAGAAAAATGAAGATTTAATTAATCAAATAACAAATAAAAGAACTAATTTATTTGCTCCTCCATACGGAGAGGTTGACGATAGGATAGCCTCTGTGGCAAACAGTATCGGATATAGCACAATTATGTGGTCTGCAGATACAATTGATTGGCAGCGTCCACCTGCAGAAGTTGTGGCTCAACGAGCAATTAATAAAATCGATGATGGAGGTATTATTTTAATGCATCCAACACAACCTAGTTTAGATGCTCTAGATCGTATAATAACAACTCTGAAAGGAAGAGATTATAATTTTGTAACGATATCTGAGTTAATAAATAAATAG
- the pnp gene encoding polyribonucleotide nucleotidyltransferase, whose amino-acid sequence MDKSWIKEIAGRDFKIETGKLAKQANGSVLVTYGDSVVLVTATMSEPREGIDFFPLMVNYEERIYSIGKIPGSITRREGRPRDLATLSARLIDRPLRPLFPKGFHHDVQIVCTVLSVDNDCEADIAAMNGASAALMLSDIPFNGPMAGVKVGMVDDELIINPNEEQRANGKLDLIVAGTKDAVMMVEAGADEVSEETMIDAIELAHQEIKNIVAMQEEIANEAAREKMKFEPVEIDSDLEKQVRDFISEDLQKAIRTFEKLDRNAKVDEIKTSLIDHFVENEVDDDSKASIKKTVSKIFENILKEYLRKMIVEDGIRPDQRSADEIRPIWCEVGILPRVHGSGVFTRGQTQALSVATLGAASDEQVLFGLGEEETKRYMHHYNFPPYSVGETSPLRSPGRREIGHGALGERALLPMIPPQEEFPYTIRVVSEVLESNGSSSQASICGSTLALMDAGVPIKEPIAGIAMGLIKEDDNVAILSDIQGMEDHYGDMDFKVAGSKNGITALQMDIKIAGISKEILVNALEQARKGRMHILDQMLKVIDKPREELSPYAPLMISMKINPDKIRFVIGPGGKMINKIIDETGVSIDIDDDGTVFIMSDTHEAGQKAKKMIENLTKDVEVGEIYEGTVKKIMNFGAFVEFLPGKEGLVHISKLADHHVKSVEDVVSIGDTIPVKVTEIDKQGRINLSRKDAIEEE is encoded by the coding sequence ATGGACAAGAGTTGGATTAAAGAAATTGCTGGAAGAGATTTTAAAATTGAAACTGGAAAACTTGCCAAACAAGCTAATGGGTCAGTTTTAGTTACTTATGGAGATTCTGTTGTCTTGGTAACTGCAACTATGTCTGAACCCCGAGAAGGTATAGATTTTTTTCCATTAATGGTTAATTATGAAGAAAGAATATATTCAATAGGTAAAATACCAGGAAGTATTACTCGTCGTGAAGGTCGTCCAAGAGATTTAGCTACCCTATCAGCACGCTTAATAGATCGTCCATTACGACCATTGTTTCCTAAAGGATTTCACCATGATGTACAAATAGTATGTACAGTTTTATCTGTAGATAATGATTGTGAAGCAGATATTGCTGCTATGAATGGTGCTTCTGCAGCTTTAATGCTGTCTGATATTCCTTTTAATGGGCCAATGGCAGGTGTTAAAGTTGGAATGGTTGATGATGAATTAATTATCAATCCAAATGAAGAGCAAAGAGCTAATGGAAAATTGGATTTGATTGTCGCTGGTACAAAAGATGCTGTTATGATGGTAGAAGCAGGAGCAGATGAAGTATCTGAGGAAACTATGATTGATGCAATTGAGTTGGCACATCAAGAAATAAAAAATATAGTGGCTATGCAAGAAGAAATAGCTAATGAAGCTGCAAGAGAAAAAATGAAATTTGAGCCTGTAGAAATAGATTCTGATCTTGAGAAACAAGTACGTGATTTTATAAGTGAAGACTTACAAAAAGCTATAAGGACTTTCGAAAAGCTTGATCGTAATGCTAAGGTAGATGAAATTAAAACAAGTTTAATTGATCATTTTGTAGAAAATGAGGTAGATGATGATAGTAAAGCATCTATAAAGAAGACTGTATCTAAAATATTTGAAAATATTCTTAAAGAATATTTACGTAAGATGATAGTAGAAGATGGCATTAGACCAGATCAAAGATCGGCTGATGAGATTAGACCAATTTGGTGTGAAGTTGGTATTCTACCTAGAGTTCATGGTTCTGGTGTATTTACACGTGGACAAACTCAGGCTTTAAGTGTAGCAACACTTGGGGCTGCATCAGATGAACAAGTTTTATTTGGCTTAGGTGAAGAAGAAACCAAAAGATATATGCATCATTATAACTTTCCACCTTATAGTGTTGGAGAGACTAGTCCTTTGCGTTCCCCAGGGAGACGTGAAATTGGACATGGTGCTCTAGGTGAAAGGGCTTTATTACCTATGATTCCACCACAAGAGGAGTTTCCATATACTATTCGCGTAGTTTCAGAAGTTTTGGAATCAAATGGTTCTAGTTCACAGGCTAGTATTTGTGGCAGTACATTGGCTTTAATGGATGCTGGAGTACCTATTAAAGAGCCAATAGCTGGTATAGCCATGGGCTTAATAAAAGAAGACGATAATGTTGCAATTTTATCAGATATTCAAGGTATGGAAGACCACTATGGAGATATGGATTTTAAAGTGGCAGGAAGTAAAAACGGAATTACAGCCTTACAAATGGATATAAAAATTGCAGGTATATCGAAAGAAATACTAGTTAATGCCTTAGAACAAGCTAGAAAAGGTAGAATGCACATCTTGGATCAAATGTTAAAAGTTATTGATAAACCAAGAGAAGAATTATCTCCATATGCTCCATTGATGATTTCAATGAAGATAAATCCAGATAAAATTCGCTTTGTTATTGGACCTGGTGGTAAAATGATCAATAAAATCATTGATGAAACAGGTGTAAGTATAGATATTGATGATGATGGTACTGTATTCATAATGTCAGATACACATGAAGCTGGTCAAAAAGCCAAAAAAATGATTGAAAACCTTACAAAAGATGTTGAAGTTGGAGAAATATATGAAGGTACAGTTAAAAAGATTATGAATTTTGGAGCCTTTGTAGAATTTTTACCTGGCAAAGAAGGTCTTGTTCATATATCTAAATTAGCTGATCATCATGTAAAGTCAGTAGAAGATGTTGTTTCAATTGGAGATACAATACCTGTTAAGGTTACAGAAATTGATAAACAAGGGCGAATCAATCTTTCTAGGAAAGATGCTATAGAAGAAGAATAA